The Nerophis ophidion isolate RoL-2023_Sa linkage group LG07, RoL_Noph_v1.0, whole genome shotgun sequence genome contains a region encoding:
- the LOC133555631 gene encoding LOW QUALITY PROTEIN: protein crumbs homolog 3-like (The sequence of the model RefSeq protein was modified relative to this genomic sequence to represent the inferred CDS: inserted 1 base in 1 codon): MAVSASTPAGVVMFLLLLVTTELVWGSSKIVSRDFRSYNATGPDIAAIVAPTVTXGLLAAVLAALAAWLLCVVKKKRQTEGTYRPSAEEQSGTRSSAATDVLKLPKEERLI; encoded by the exons ATGGCCGTGAGTGCAAGCACACCTGCAGGCGTCGTCATGTTCCTTCTGCTGCTGGTGACTACCGAGCTTGTGTGGG GAAGTTCTAAAATTGTGTCGAGAGACTTCAGATCCTACAACGCGACT GGGCCCGACATCGCCGCCATCGTGGCCCCCACGGTCA CTGGCCTGCTGGCCGCGGTCCTGGCGGCGCTGGCGGCGTGGCTGCTGTGCGTGGTGAAGAAGAAGCGTCAGACGGAGGGCACGTACAGACCCAGCGCCGAGGAACAGAGCGGCACTCGGAGCTCGGCCGCCACGGACGTGCTGAAGTTACCCAAGGAGGAGAGACTCATTTGa